AAAAACCCAAATATGCTTGCTACTGTTACTTTATCACTGGTACTAGCTTAtatcttttctgctttagaaTATAAAAGCTCACCATCTTTTTGCCATtaccactgctgttttattttattttattctggtATTAAAAAGGACCATTAATTCTTATTGCAATATTCCCAGTGAAGGCCTCCTTCCAAATTGGATTTTGTAATTACCAAAGGAAAatgggatctttttttttccctgctccacTAATCCAGCCTCTCCAATGAGCTGTTATTGCTTACATTTGTGACTGGAGGCTGATTTGTGGGCCAGGGCTAACTGACAACTGACTGATGCTCTCTTTAAAATCGGTGGCTTGTAGCTAAGGAAACCTAGCCCTGCCTGTAACCGGGTACAGCAAATGACTTCTGTGACGGAGGTTCTGCCTTCCACTGCTTCCactgtgggtgctgtgggaaACCTGGCTCTTCTGCTCCCCCCTCCCGTTGTGcccctcctctcttccccagtCTCATCTTTCCACTAAACCTCTGTTTTCGCACTTGGGAAGGTTGCCAATTAGGGAGAGAAAAAGTGTGTGTTGTCTTGTCTTGCCGAGACAAAATGGATCCTtaatgcacttttaaaaaaagataacatgGCCTTACCAGAACTATTGCTTTTTGTTGGGGTAAGAGCATGTGTCAGGGACTatggatttttaaatagcattgaCGTATTTATTGGTAACAGTTGAAATAGGTTTTGCGTGTAAATGCCTATCCCAGCCACACTGAGGTGGATTTAGAATTAGTGTGGTATCGGTGCTGGGAAGTTCTGCATATATGACTGTATGGATTGTTTTAGATGGCTAAAAtcacatttacatatatatatatataatataatttttttttaaaagcaaatagttGCTTTGATGTTTGAGCAGGCTTCCTGTATTCCAGGTCTACCTACTGCACAAATAAGGCAAGCTAACAAATCAAGTGACCGCAGGTTTGGCAGAGCAAAACCTGCAGCAGTGCCTATTGCAGATGTGCCAGAGGAACGTCTCATAGGTCTGCCACAGCAGAAGAGCACTGACCCCAGAGTAGACCCCTGTTCGGTAGCGGAACCTGGATCTGTTGCTGGAACATCCCCTCGCACTAGGGTTTCACATAAAAAGGCAACTGAGCAGCCGTCCGGTGTGCTGTCAGAGCTTGCggagagctgcagagatgcACCCAGGGAGAGCTGGGATTTGGAAGGTTCTCTGGCtattgtgaagaaaaagaaaaagaaaccaaaacaaaagagaaaccaGCCGCCAAGAGCAATGGAGTTCTGGGATGAAAATACAGCAGTCTCAAGAGCTCCTAAAAATTCTCCAGTTGGTGGTGAATTGCAAAAACCAGATGTTGGCCCCATAATGCCCGCCGAAGTTCACAAAGAGCAGTCAGTTGCCTCAGGGAACAGAGCTTCAGATATGCCACAGGATGCTAAAATAATAACTGGAAGTCCCATCCTGGATGATCAAAATGCCTtctcagtgccagcagcaggacagaaaaCCAGCATGCCATTTGAGCCAGCGGTGGCTGCAAAAAATAGAGACTTCATGCCAACAGAAGACGTGAGAAATGACAGCTGGATGTTGCACtccaaagggaagagaaaacaggTTCCCCTCAAGCAGGGACGCGAGACTAAGCCGGGGGAACCTCTTACAGCAAAGGTGCCAACCAAGCCCGTGGAAAGAAGTTTTCCTGGTAAAAATGAGAAGGGGGAGTCTGATGAGTCAGGATGTGCTGGCCTGCAGGCATCTCTTTCAGAAATGATCAATGTAAGCAAAGTAGAAACTCCTTTAGAGATCAAGCCTTCAGAAACCCTCCTTTCTGACAAGGATAAGGAAGCTAAGTGCGTATCTCCCAGGCATGAAATACCCAGCGACACTGTCCACCGTGAGCTTCAGACTTCCAGTGGGTCACTGGAAGAAGCAGCGAAGAAAGGAGGTAGTTGTGAAAAAAGCAAAGGGGTTGAAAACGAATCCTTCAAAGAGCCTGCTCCTCCAGAGGCTGTGGCCCCATCAAACCAACTTCCTGACAAGCCAAAGGCAGCTGAAGAAACCAAGCCAGTGTCCCCTGATAAGCACACGGCAGTTGATTTAAGTACTTCAGAGGGAACATCGAAGACCCCAGCAGATACTACTAAAATGGCTGTTACACCATTAGCTGTACAAAAACCCGAGGAAGttatttctctgcaaaacagGAAGGCTGACAGTTTTCCAGAGCAGCCGTTTCTTCTAGCAGCTAAGCCTGATGCAGCCAAACATCCTGcttctgctgaagcagcagACGGAGCTAGAGTAGCAGATTCCCCTGATAAAAACAAAGGGGACGGATTTATTGCGTTAGAGCAGCAGACTGGAAAAGATCTCAATATTGCTCATGGGATGGACAGACCTAAAAAAAAGCGTGGTGAAGGGAAAGTCAAAAGAATCAAAAGTTCCTCTGAGCAGGTAACTGTTTTGGAGGATGTAGGCAAACCTGCTGATGGAGTGAAGGCAGATGAGACCATAAAAGAAGCAACTTTCTCTGATAAGGGCAGGGAGGCTGGTTTTCCTACAAGAGGACACCCATCAGCAAATGCACATACTTACCCTGCAAAAACAGCagacaagccaaaaaaaagaggtagtgatggaaaaagtaaaaaaggtgaaaaaggtTTTTTCCAGCAGCCTTTTCTTGAGAGTAAGATGGACCTTGGTAGTCTTCCTGCCGTAAGTGATAAAACTGAGGAAGTCGGTGATAAAGGTGGCGAGAGAGGCTGTAGTGCTGGCTGTTTTCAGGAGAATATATTGGatggaaatgaaatacagaGGCCAGTTGAACTAATAACAGAGGGGCCTAAAGAGAATGTTGGAAAAAGTGAAGtggctgctgtggttgctttaGACCAACCGTGCTTTCTGGAGGGTAGGGGAGATGAGACAAAGCATCTTGCTATGGCTGACACgatcagcaaaacaaaggagGTAAATGTGATGGCTAAAAGCAAAGAGGCTGGACTTACTTCTCCAGGTGAATTCGTTGTGACAGATTCTGATGCAATGTTGGTGGCAGACAAACCTAGGAAGAGGTGTAgtgatgggaaaaggaaaaaaagtgaaaaaagttcTTTTGGGCAGTCAGCTGGCCTGGACACCAGGGTGGAAACAACCAATGTTCCAACCAAAGAGAAGGTGgcaggaaaaacagaggaaatgacCTTTGGTAAAGATAAGGCATCTGATTTGGAAAGAGAGGTTTTGCTGGAGAACCTGACAGGAGTAGCCAAAGAGGTGTTGGAAAAGCCTGAAACAAAGGGTGGTGATAGGAGATGTTCCTCTAACCAGCCAGTTCTTTCAGGTCATAaaacagaggcagcagagccagaaaCAGCCAGCGCTAAAGAGACATGGCCCGGTACTAAAGGTAAGGAAATAGATGTTAAAACAGCTGAGCTTCTGCCAGAGCACAGGGCAGATGCAGCTACGGCATGCGGTCCCGTCAGGGACCTGGTGACAGACAAGCCTAAGAAAAAAGGTAGAGATACGAAAGgcaaaaaggctgaaaatagTCCTGAGCAGTCTGCCGCAGCGGGTCCGGGTAACATCCCTGCAGTAGTCAAAGAGGTGGGAAATACTAAACAAACTCAGTCTTCTGCTAAAGACAAAGAGAATAATATCAGTACTTTAGTGAGTCTGCTAGATGAGCCATCTGATACAAGTAAGGCAcaagctcctgctgcacctctgGAGCCAGAAAAATTGAGCACaaataataaagagaaatgcaaaaaggtGGAGGCTAGCTTGGAGCAGCCGTTTCTTTTGGAGCCCAAAGCAGGTGCAGAGGTGTTTCCTCCTTGTGACAAGGAGACATCTGCCAAATCTGAAGCAGAAGGTCCCACACCTTGTAGCACTGGGGTCGGACTTCCTATTCTAGAGCACCCAGCAGTGGCAGATCACAGCTCAGCCACAGCTACTGATAGATCTAAAAAGAGAGGTAGTGATGGAAGAAGTAAAAAGTCTAAAAATGCCCCTGAGCACCTTGCTTTTCTAGAGACAAAATGAACAAGAGTGAAGTGCTGCCTCCCATGGGACCTGAGATGGAATATGGAATGGAAGAAATGGATTTTgtagatgaaaacagaaatattaaaggTTTTCCCATCAGCCCTCAAATGCTTTGGAATAATAAAGGAAA
The genomic region above belongs to Cygnus atratus isolate AKBS03 ecotype Queensland, Australia chromosome 2, CAtr_DNAZoo_HiC_assembly, whole genome shotgun sequence and contains:
- the MAP4 gene encoding microtubule-associated protein 4 isoform X1: MADLDHNLSLADALTEPPPEIEEEVKRDFIATLEAEKFDDVVGETVNKTDYVPLLDDDDAKAGSQEPKSKAHADSIQVEHTSASGPTVLENGDHGIEDHRPVFPGEIMDEKLSYKEFLDRNDTWAMDDRDLCFESQPVFKPMEMADPFSMHRGENLPDLSFPADMKNVQLFTDHVDTSTDIHAPHGSMMVPEQPFLGSPYCPAEVLDPSAFMGLDSAAEFLQDNAVPEEHWMGAQHDVKGPDTSFFVEPSVPPTVTEAKKPNLPESPAAVTPDFVPTAITASPEGAEATDASKGDISADAECVPASDVSSISAEKAGSVLAGDTKPPQAADAGFAPAAEAEPSQAMDVGFAPAPEAKPPNGIDATFAPVADAGLNPEADSKSHHAVDLEFAPAADAGFAPAADTKSHHAMDLAFSPLADTESHHAVDFEFAPPAEANHLHAMDSGFAPVAEAKPFPAVDSGFVSAPEAKSVPAADTEVAASEELITSESSVEHGKSPFHEPPAEATASMERELKGPEACVDLPLEKAKDSIPSPGHHEDRLPEQTNHLPEPAVPVEAKEVVALENKDLLPEKPVTTVDVTVTEKQKEQAEHNHIEHAQPQQEKALQEPTGLPTAQIRQANKSSDRRFGRAKPAAVPIADVPEERLIGLPQQKSTDPRVDPCSVAEPGSVAGTSPRTRVSHKKATEQPSGVLSELAESCRDAPRESWDLEGSLAIVKKKKKKPKQKRNQPPRAMEFWDENTAVSRAPKNSPVGGELQKPDVGPIMPAEVHKEQSVASGNRASDMPQDAKIITGSPILDDQNAFSVPAAGQKTSMPFEPAVAAKNRDFMPTEDVRNDSWMLHSKGKRKQVPLKQGRETKPGEPLTAKVPTKPVERSFPGKNEKGESDESGCAGLQASLSEMINVSKVETPLEIKPSETLLSDKDKEAKCVSPRHEIPSDTVHRELQTSSGSLEEAAKKGGSCEKSKGVENESFKEPAPPEAVAPSNQLPDKPKAAEETKPVSPDKHTAVDLSTSEGTSKTPADTTKMAVTPLAVQKPEEVISLQNRKADSFPEQPFLLAAKPDAAKHPASAEAADGARVADSPDKNKGDGFIALEQQTGKDLNIAHGMDRPKKKRGEGKVKRIKSSSEQVTVLEDVGKPADGVKADETIKEATFSDKGREAGFPTRGHPSANAHTYPAKTADKPKKRGSDGKSKKGEKGFFQQPFLESKMDLGSLPAVSDKTEEVGDKGGERGCSAGCFQENILDGNEIQRPVELITEGPKENVGKSEVAAVVALDQPCFLEGRGDETKHLAMADTISKTKEVNVMAKSKEAGLTSPGEFVVTDSDAMLVADKPRKRCSDGKRKKSEKSSFGQSAGLDTRVETTNVPTKEKVAGKTEEMTFGKDKASDLEREVLLENLTGVAKEVLEKPETKGGDRRCSSNQPVLSGHKTEAAEPETASAKETWPGTKGKEIDVKTAELLPEHRADAATACGPVRDLVTDKPKKKGRDTKGKKAENSPEQSAAAGPGNIPAVVKEVGNTKQTQSSAKDKENNISTLVSLLDEPSDTSKAQAPAAPLEPEKLSTNNKEKCKKVEASLEQPFLLEPKAGAEVFPPCDKETSAKSEAEGPTPCSTGVGLPILEHPAVADHSSATATDRSKKRGSDGRSKKSKNAPEHLAFLETK
- the MAP4 gene encoding microtubule-associated protein 4 isoform X4 is translated as MADLDHNLSLADALTEPPPEIEEEVKRDFIATLEAEKFDDVVGETVNKTDYVPLLDDDDAKAGSQEPKSKAHADSIQVEHTSASGPTVLENGDHGIEDHRPVFPGEIMDEKLSYKEFLDRNDTWAMDDRDLCFESQPVFKPMEMADPFSMHRGENLPDLSFPADMKNVQLFTDHVDTSTDIHAPHGSMMVPEQPFLGSPYCPAEVLDPSAFMGLDSAAEFLQDNAVPEEHWMGAQHDVKGPDTSFFVEPSDAECVPASDVSSISAEKAGSVLAGDTKPPQAADAGFAPAAEAEPSQAMDVGFAPAPEAKPPNGIDATFAPVADAGLNPEADSKSHHAVDLEFAPAADAGFAPAADTKSHHAMDLAFSPLADTESHHAVDFEFAPPAEANHLHAMDSGFAPVAEAKPFPAVDSGFVSAPEAKSVPAADTEVAASEELITSESSVEHGKSPFHEPPAEATASMERELKGPEACVDLPLEKAKDSIPSPGHHEDRLPEQTNHLPEPAVPVEAKEVVALENKDLLPEKPVTTVDVTVTEKQKEQAEHNHIEHAQPQQEKALQEPTGLPTAQIRQANKSSDRRFGRAKPAAVPIADVPEERLIGLPQQKSTDPRVDPCSVAEPGSVAGTSPRTRVSHKKATEQPSGVLSELAESCRDAPRESWDLEGSLAIVKKKKKKPKQKRNQPPRAMEFWDENTAVSRAPKNSPVGGELQKPDVGPIMPAEVHKEQSVASGNRASDMPQDAKIITGSPILDDQNAFSVPAAGQKTSMPFEPAVAAKNRDFMPTEDVRNDSWMLHSKGKRKQVPLKQGRETKPGEPLTAKVPTKPVERSFPGKNEKGESDESGCAGLQASLSEMINVSKVETPLEIKPSETLLSDKDKEAKCVSPRHEIPSDTVHRELQTSSGSLEEAAKKGGSCEKSKGVENESFKEPAPPEAVAPSNQLPDKPKAAEETKPVSPDKHTAVDLSTSEGTSKTPADTTKMAVTPLAVQKPEEVISLQNRKADSFPEQPFLLAAKPDAAKHPASAEAADGARVADSPDKNKGDGFIALEQQTGKDLNIAHGMDRPKKKRGEGKVKRIKSSSEQVTVLEDVGKPADGVKADETIKEATFSDKGREAGFPTRGHPSANAHTYPAKTADKPKKRGSDGKSKKGEKGFFQQPFLESKMDLGSLPAVSDKTEEVGDKGGERGCSAGCFQENILDGNEIQRPVELITEGPKENVGKSEVAAVVALDQPCFLEGRGDETKHLAMADTISKTKEVNVMAKSKEAGLTSPGEFVVTDSDAMLVADKPRKRCSDGKRKKSEKSSFGQSAGLDTRVETTNVPTKEKVAGKTEEMTFGKDKASDLEREVLLENLTGVAKEVLEKPETKGGDRRCSSNQPVLSGHKTEAAEPETASAKETWPGTKGKEIDVKTAELLPEHRADAATACGPVRDLVTDKPKKKGRDTKGKKAENSPEQSAAAGPGNIPAVVKEVGNTKQTQSSAKDKENNISTLVSLLDEPSDTSKAQAPAAPLEPEKLSTNNKEKCKKVEASLEQPFLLEPKAGAEVFPPCDKETSAKSEAEGPTPCSTGVGLPILEHPAVADHSSATATDRSKKRGSDGRSKKSKNAPEHLAFLETK
- the MAP4 gene encoding microtubule-associated protein 4 isoform X2, yielding MADLDHNLSLADALTEPPPEIEEEVKRDFIATLEAEKFDDVVGETVNKTDYVPLLDDDDAKAGSQEPKSKAHADSIQVEHTSASGPTVLENGDHGIEDHRPVFPGEIMDEKLSYKEFLDRNDTWAMDDRDLCFESQPVFKPMEMADPFSMHRGENLPDLSFPADMKNVQLFTDHVDTSTDIHAPHGSMMVPEQPFLGSPYCPAEVLDPSAFMGLDSAAEFLQDNAVPEEHWMGAQHDVKGPDTSFFVEPSVPPTVTEAKKPNLPESPAAVTPDFVPTAITASPEGAEATDASKGDISDAECVPASDVSSISAEKAGSVLAGDTKPPQAADAGFAPAAEAEPSQAMDVGFAPAPEAKPPNGIDATFAPVADAGLNPEADSKSHHAVDLEFAPAADAGFAPAADTKSHHAMDLAFSPLADTESHHAVDFEFAPPAEANHLHAMDSGFAPVAEAKPFPAVDSGFVSAPEAKSVPAADTEVAASEELITSESSVEHGKSPFHEPPAEATASMERELKGPEACVDLPLEKAKDSIPSPGHHEDRLPEQTNHLPEPAVPVEAKEVVALENKDLLPEKPVTTVDVTVTEKQKEQAEHNHIEHAQPQQEKALQEPTGLPTAQIRQANKSSDRRFGRAKPAAVPIADVPEERLIGLPQQKSTDPRVDPCSVAEPGSVAGTSPRTRVSHKKATEQPSGVLSELAESCRDAPRESWDLEGSLAIVKKKKKKPKQKRNQPPRAMEFWDENTAVSRAPKNSPVGGELQKPDVGPIMPAEVHKEQSVASGNRASDMPQDAKIITGSPILDDQNAFSVPAAGQKTSMPFEPAVAAKNRDFMPTEDVRNDSWMLHSKGKRKQVPLKQGRETKPGEPLTAKVPTKPVERSFPGKNEKGESDESGCAGLQASLSEMINVSKVETPLEIKPSETLLSDKDKEAKCVSPRHEIPSDTVHRELQTSSGSLEEAAKKGGSCEKSKGVENESFKEPAPPEAVAPSNQLPDKPKAAEETKPVSPDKHTAVDLSTSEGTSKTPADTTKMAVTPLAVQKPEEVISLQNRKADSFPEQPFLLAAKPDAAKHPASAEAADGARVADSPDKNKGDGFIALEQQTGKDLNIAHGMDRPKKKRGEGKVKRIKSSSEQVTVLEDVGKPADGVKADETIKEATFSDKGREAGFPTRGHPSANAHTYPAKTADKPKKRGSDGKSKKGEKGFFQQPFLESKMDLGSLPAVSDKTEEVGDKGGERGCSAGCFQENILDGNEIQRPVELITEGPKENVGKSEVAAVVALDQPCFLEGRGDETKHLAMADTISKTKEVNVMAKSKEAGLTSPGEFVVTDSDAMLVADKPRKRCSDGKRKKSEKSSFGQSAGLDTRVETTNVPTKEKVAGKTEEMTFGKDKASDLEREVLLENLTGVAKEVLEKPETKGGDRRCSSNQPVLSGHKTEAAEPETASAKETWPGTKGKEIDVKTAELLPEHRADAATACGPVRDLVTDKPKKKGRDTKGKKAENSPEQSAAAGPGNIPAVVKEVGNTKQTQSSAKDKENNISTLVSLLDEPSDTSKAQAPAAPLEPEKLSTNNKEKCKKVEASLEQPFLLEPKAGAEVFPPCDKETSAKSEAEGPTPCSTGVGLPILEHPAVADHSSATATDRSKKRGSDGRSKKSKNAPEHLAFLETK
- the MAP4 gene encoding microtubule-associated protein 4 isoform X3, whose product is MADLDHNLSLADALTEPPPEIEEEVKRDFIATLEAEKFDDVVGETVNKTDYVPLLDDDDAKAGSQEPKSKAHADSIQVEHTSASGPTVLENGDHGIEDHRPVFPGEIMDEKLSYKEFLDRNDTWAMDDRDLCFESQPVFKPMEMADPFSMHRGENLPDLSFPADMKNVQLFTDHVDTSTDIHAPHGSMMVPEQPFLGSPYCPAEVLDPSAFMGLDSAAEFLQDNAVPEEHWMGAQHDVKGPDTSFFVEPSADAECVPASDVSSISAEKAGSVLAGDTKPPQAADAGFAPAAEAEPSQAMDVGFAPAPEAKPPNGIDATFAPVADAGLNPEADSKSHHAVDLEFAPAADAGFAPAADTKSHHAMDLAFSPLADTESHHAVDFEFAPPAEANHLHAMDSGFAPVAEAKPFPAVDSGFVSAPEAKSVPAADTEVAASEELITSESSVEHGKSPFHEPPAEATASMERELKGPEACVDLPLEKAKDSIPSPGHHEDRLPEQTNHLPEPAVPVEAKEVVALENKDLLPEKPVTTVDVTVTEKQKEQAEHNHIEHAQPQQEKALQEPTGLPTAQIRQANKSSDRRFGRAKPAAVPIADVPEERLIGLPQQKSTDPRVDPCSVAEPGSVAGTSPRTRVSHKKATEQPSGVLSELAESCRDAPRESWDLEGSLAIVKKKKKKPKQKRNQPPRAMEFWDENTAVSRAPKNSPVGGELQKPDVGPIMPAEVHKEQSVASGNRASDMPQDAKIITGSPILDDQNAFSVPAAGQKTSMPFEPAVAAKNRDFMPTEDVRNDSWMLHSKGKRKQVPLKQGRETKPGEPLTAKVPTKPVERSFPGKNEKGESDESGCAGLQASLSEMINVSKVETPLEIKPSETLLSDKDKEAKCVSPRHEIPSDTVHRELQTSSGSLEEAAKKGGSCEKSKGVENESFKEPAPPEAVAPSNQLPDKPKAAEETKPVSPDKHTAVDLSTSEGTSKTPADTTKMAVTPLAVQKPEEVISLQNRKADSFPEQPFLLAAKPDAAKHPASAEAADGARVADSPDKNKGDGFIALEQQTGKDLNIAHGMDRPKKKRGEGKVKRIKSSSEQVTVLEDVGKPADGVKADETIKEATFSDKGREAGFPTRGHPSANAHTYPAKTADKPKKRGSDGKSKKGEKGFFQQPFLESKMDLGSLPAVSDKTEEVGDKGGERGCSAGCFQENILDGNEIQRPVELITEGPKENVGKSEVAAVVALDQPCFLEGRGDETKHLAMADTISKTKEVNVMAKSKEAGLTSPGEFVVTDSDAMLVADKPRKRCSDGKRKKSEKSSFGQSAGLDTRVETTNVPTKEKVAGKTEEMTFGKDKASDLEREVLLENLTGVAKEVLEKPETKGGDRRCSSNQPVLSGHKTEAAEPETASAKETWPGTKGKEIDVKTAELLPEHRADAATACGPVRDLVTDKPKKKGRDTKGKKAENSPEQSAAAGPGNIPAVVKEVGNTKQTQSSAKDKENNISTLVSLLDEPSDTSKAQAPAAPLEPEKLSTNNKEKCKKVEASLEQPFLLEPKAGAEVFPPCDKETSAKSEAEGPTPCSTGVGLPILEHPAVADHSSATATDRSKKRGSDGRSKKSKNAPEHLAFLETK